From one Danio rerio strain Tuebingen ecotype United States chromosome 19, GRCz12tu, whole genome shotgun sequence genomic stretch:
- the zbtb22a gene encoding zinc finger and BTB domain-containing protein 22, with amino-acid sequence MEQMFGRSSAPPGPVLQVCFPSARASVLENLNRQREEGQLCDLSIQVQGQVFRAHRCVLAASSPYFHDQVLLKNVTTVSLPSVMDPLAFESVLNSAYTGQLSIVRDDIINYVTVASFLQMWHIVDKCTDILKRSRPLAQISPGGATSSSHQSPSSSDCCFADPEDATTEQTLEKRPHSALPPLATWRRPQQNRWSRSTLTFPLRPDSECGSNAAGVHGCSAAPLPSLVSPPELDFAARHRIRVRLRGAKEEEEQRRMEADEGVGEPSQEDRVRVKNEEHQAGVAEPDGSLRESESRESLQETDGLWQSVTEWPLDDKVLDEDDKTDLSFETYDEIEKATGQISQRPLLPSELSWVSQSSSSSPCSPLSATPKVHFCHCGKAYTLKSMRDRHVKMQHLNLRPFSCPVCSKSFKMKHHLTKHVKTHGGLRPYECSVCGKKIVWRDSFLKHQARCQRTPETSAESGGQQEDADGAGQVKVEQDDYSLQEEEMHS; translated from the exons ATGGAGCAGATGTTCGGCCGCTCCAGCGCTCCGCCTGGCCCGGTTCTGCAGGTGTGTTTCCCAAGCGCCCGCGCCTCCGTGCTGGAGAACCTGAACCGGCAGCGGGAGGAGGGCCAGCTGTGCGACCTGTCCATCCAGGTGCAGGGACAGGTGTTCCGGGCACACCGCTGTGTCCTGGCCGCCTCCTCACCTTACTTCCATGACCAG GTTCTGCTTAAGAACGTCACCACAGTGTCTCTGCCCTCCGTCATGGACCCTCTGGCCTTCGAGAGTGTTTTAAACTCTGCATACACCGGCCAGCTCAGCATAGTGCGTGACGACATCATCAACTATGTCACTGTGGCCAGCTTCCTGCAGATGTGGCACATCGTAGACAAGTGCACGGATATCCTCAAGAGGTCGCGACCCCTAGCGCAGATCAGCCCCGGCGGCGCCACCTCGTCTAGTCACCAGTCGCCCAGTAGCTCAGACTGCTGCTTCGCCGATCCAGAGGACGCAACGACCGAACAAACTCTGGAGAAAAGACCACACAGCGCACTGCCACCGCTGGCCACATGGAGGCGTCCTCAGCAGAACCGGTGGAGTCGAAGCACCCTGACGTTCCCCCTGCGGCCGGATTCCGAATGCGGCTCAAATGCAGCAGGCGTTCATGGATGCAGCGCTGCGCCTCTGCCGTCACTCGTCAGCCCGCCAGAGTTAGATTTCGCCGCGAGGCACCGAATAAGAGTTCGCCTACGCGGAGCAAAAGAAGAGGAGGAGCAGCGGAGGATGGAGGCGGATGAAGGAGTGGGAGAACCCTCGCAGGAGGACAGAGTGAGGGTGAAGAATGAGGAGCACCAGGCCG GAGTCGCCGAGCCGGACGGCAGCCTCAGAGAAAGCGAGAGCAGGGAGTCGCTGCAGGAGACAGATGGACTGTGGCAGAGCGTCACCGAATGGCCGCTAGATGACAAAGTGCTGGACGAGGACGACAAAACGGATCTCTCCTTCGAGACCTATGATGAAATTGAGAAGGCAACGGGGCAGATTtcacagcgccccctgctgccgTCCGAGCTGTCCTGGGTCTCGCAGTCGTCCTCGTCCTCCCCGTGCTCTCCTCTCTCTGCAACGCCTAAAGTCCACTTCTGTCACTGCGGCAAAGCGTACACGCTGAAGAGCATGCGCGACCGCCACGTCAAAATGCAGCATCTGAACCTGCGACCGTTCAGCTGCCCCGTCTGCTCCAAGAGCTTCAAGATGAAGCACCACCTGACTAAACACGTCAAGACACACGGAGGCCTGCGGCCGTACGAGTGCAGCGTCTGCGGAAAGAAGATCGTCTGGAGGGACAGTTTCCTCAAGCATCAGGCACGCTGCCAGCGGACGCCCGAGACCAGTGCAGAGTCTGGTGGCCAGCAGGAGGATGCAGACGGAGCCGGACAAGTGAAGGTGGAGCAGGACGACTATTCGTTACAGGAAGAGGAAATGCACTCTTAA